The genomic region TTTTACGTTTTAATAGACGGGTTGTTAACATAATATCGGTATCTACACTATAACCTATTAACATTAACAAAGCACCTACAGATGCGATGGATAAAGGAACATTGAGTAAAGCCATTCCTCCAGCAGCATAAATTATATCGAAGAGTGCAGATAAAATAACTGCAAATGCCGGAACGATTTCTCTAAATACGAAAAATACAGTGATTGCCATAAAAATAAATGCAAAGAGTAATGCCCAATAGACTTGGTTCATAGCTTCCTGACTTAATACAGGTCCTACTGTATTATAACTTGTTACAGTTCCCATTCCATTTAGTGCCTGTTTAAATTGTCCTACATCTACTTTATCGGATAATTCAATAGTGGCTTTATTATTTGAATTACTTATAATTTTAACCTCATTAACATGAAGTGCACTTTGTAATTGACTTGTGATTTGATCATTACTCATTTGATGATTTAGAGTAACTTCGGCCATTGTACCTCCTTTAAGATCAACACCTTCATCAATACCAATTGTTGCTAAACAGGTTAAAGATAAAATAGCAATGACTATAGGAACGATTATTAATAATTTATAGTTTTCCATAAATTTTTCTAACATAATCCACCTATTATTCATTTTTAGATTAAAATTTTAAATAAATGTTAAACATTTAAAATTTAATTTTAATTTAAATCATTTGACTAAATTGGAAAAAATACTTGTTAAGTCACAAATATTTTTTAAATAGATTATTAACAATCATAAATCGATTATGATTTAATAATAAAATAATTATTTTATTGTAAAGATTTTGATTTTAGATTTAAAAATATTCGACATTTTTTTTTATCTAAAATTTTTCAAATAGAAATATAATTATATTTCTAATTTATTATTATTCATTTCGGTAATATATAATATTTTATAATATATTGTTTAAAATAGAATTTTAGTATTAAAAAATTAAAAAAATCAATCTGTTTTTAATATTTTTATAAAATATATTTATTTTAGTGTAATTTTAAAAAATATTATTCTAATTAAAGCCTTAAAAAATTCTTTCTGGTTTTATTGAATTTGAGTTAATT from Methanobrevibacter boviskoreani JH1 harbors:
- a CDS encoding protein translocase subunit SecF; amino-acid sequence: MLEKFMENYKLLIIVPIVIAILSLTCLATIGIDEGVDLKGGTMAEVTLNHQMSNDQITSQLQSALHVNEVKIISNSNNKATIELSDKVDVGQFKQALNGMGTVTSYNTVGPVLSQEAMNQVYWALLFAFIFMAITVFFVFREIVPAFAVILSALFDIIYAAGGMALLNVPLSIASVGALLMLIGYSVDTDIMLTTRLLKRKNGTVVERATEAMKTGLTMSIAAIAAMVVLYVVTDIFMPQAKTLSEISMVLILGLVADIINTWFMNLGILRKYIDFKNNRKHNHKRKVGA